A portion of the Oreochromis niloticus isolate F11D_XX linkage group LG10, O_niloticus_UMD_NMBU, whole genome shotgun sequence genome contains these proteins:
- the gjb1a gene encoding connexin 27.5 isoform X1, with translation MPLTPPAEPDPEPKMNWASFYAVISGVNRHSTGIGRIWLSVLFIFRILVLVVAAESVWGDEKSGFTCNTQQPGCNSVCYDHFFPISHIRLWALQLILVSTPALLVAMHVAHRRHVDKRLYKLSGRSNPKDLEQIKTQKMKITGALWWTYVISLLFRIIFEVTFMYVFYMIYPGYKMIRLVKCDSYPCPNTVDCFVSRPTEKTVFTVFMLAVSGVCILLNIAEVVFLLGKACSKHLHNAGDSTMGAWIQQKLSSF, from the exons ATGCCTCTTACACCTCCAGCTGAGCCCG accCGGAACCAAAGATGAACTGGGCATCATTTTATGCTGTCATTAGCGGTGTGAACCGCCACTCCACCGGCATCGGTCGCATCTGGCTCTCCGTGCTCTTCATTTTCCGCATCCTGGTCCTCGTGGTTGCAGCCGAGAGCGTGTGGGGCGACGAGAAGTCTGGCTTCACCTGCAACACACAGCAGCCGGGTTGCAACAGCGTCTGCTACGACCACTTCTTCCCCATCTCCCACATTCGACTCTGGGCACTCCAGCTCATCCTGGTCTCCACTCCTGCCCTGCTGGTAGCCATGCATGTTGCCCATCGGCGTCATGTCGACAAGAGGCTCTACAAACTGTCGGGCCGGTCCAACCCCAAAGACCTGGAACAGATAAAAACCCAGAAGATGAAAATCACGGGGGCCCTGTGGTGGACATACGTCATCAGCCTTTTGTTCCGTATCATCTTTGAGGTCACTTTTATGTATGTGTTTTATATGATCTACCCTGGTTACAAGATGATCCGGCTGGTGAAGTGCGACTCGTACCCTTGTCCCAACACGGTGGACTGCTTTGTGTCGAGACCCACAGAGAAGACTGTCTTCACCGTGTTCATGTTGGCTGTGTCAGGTGTTTGTATTCTACTCAACATTGCCGAGGTGGTCTTCTTGTTGGGGAAGGCTTGCAGCAAGCATTTGCACAATGCTGGAGACTCGACTATGGGGGCTTGGATTCAACAAAAGCTTTCCTCATTCTAA
- the gja2 gene encoding gap junction protein, alpha 2, with translation MADWNLLGKLLESAQEHSTVVGKVWLTVLFIFRILVLGAAAEKVWGDEQSSFTCDTKQPGCQNVCYDTTFPISHIRFWVMQIIFVSTPTLIYLGHILHLVRMEEKEKQKQKELEDQQQVLCHKDKKPSVKDKQGHARLQGALLRTYVFNIIFKTLFEVAFIVAQYFLYGFELKAMYTCDRWPCPNMVNCYISRPTEKTIFILFMLAVACVSLLLNLVEMYHLGFTKCHQGLRYRSSKAAREGSKALSEPVMPFVPNYNYFGGHSAVPEPFPTDSKYGMPEPNSAYSPYNSKVAYKQNRDNMAVERKGKAEENDMKGRKISSPVLEMSIENQRRNSQSSKHSNFKNRMDDLKI, from the coding sequence ATGGCAGACTGGAACTTGTTAGGGAAGCTGCTTGAAAGTGCTCAAGAGCACTCCACTGTAGTGGGCAAAGTCTGGTTGACGGTGCTGTTCATCTTCCGCATCCTGGTGCTGGGGGCTGCTGCTGAGAAGGTGTGGGGCGACGAGCAGTCCAGCTTCACGTGTGACACCAAGCAGCCTGGTTGTCAGAACGTCTGCTATGACACGACCTTCCCCATTTCTCACATCCGCTTCTGGGTGATGCAGATCATCTTTGTCTCCACGCCCACTCTCATTTATCTTGGTCATATCCTTCATTTGGTCCGTatggaggagaaggagaagcagAAACAAAAGGAGCTTGAAGACCAGCAGCAGGTACTCTGCCATAAGGACAAAAAGCCCTCAGTTAAAGACAAACAGGGCCATGCACGTTTACAAGGTGCGCTGCTGCGGACCTATGTCTTCAACATTATTTTTAAGACCCTGTTTGAGGTAGCGTTTATTGTAGCTCAGTATTTTCTATATGGCTTTGAGCTCAAGGCCATGTACACCTGCGACCGCTGGCCTTGCCCAAACATGGTGAACTGCTACATCTCCCGCCCCACTGAGAAGACAATCTTCATCCTTTTCATGCTGGCTGTAGCCTGCGTCTCACTGCTGCTCAACCTGGTGGAAATGTACCATCTAGGTTTTACAAAGTGCCACCAGGGTCTTCGTTACAGGAGTTCAAAAGCCGCACGTGAAGGTTCCAAAGCCCTAAGTGAGCCGGTCATGCCCTTTGTCCCAAACTATAACTATTTTGGAGGTCATTCTGCTGTGCCTGAACCTTTCCCTACAGACTCAAAGTACGGCATGCCAGAACCAAACTCTGCTTACAGCCCCTACAACAGCAAGGTGGCCTACAAGCAGAACAGAGATAATATGGCTGTGGAGAGGAAAGGCAAAGCGGAAGAAAATGATATGAAGGGGAGGAAAATCTCCAGTCCTGTCCTTGAGATGTCCATCGAAAATCAGCGCAGAAACAGCCAGTCAAGCAAGCACAGCAACTTTAAGAACAGGATGGATGACCTGAAGATCTAA
- the gjb1a gene encoding connexin 27.5 isoform X2 — translation MNWASFYAVISGVNRHSTGIGRIWLSVLFIFRILVLVVAAESVWGDEKSGFTCNTQQPGCNSVCYDHFFPISHIRLWALQLILVSTPALLVAMHVAHRRHVDKRLYKLSGRSNPKDLEQIKTQKMKITGALWWTYVISLLFRIIFEVTFMYVFYMIYPGYKMIRLVKCDSYPCPNTVDCFVSRPTEKTVFTVFMLAVSGVCILLNIAEVVFLLGKACSKHLHNAGDSTMGAWIQQKLSSF, via the coding sequence ATGAACTGGGCATCATTTTATGCTGTCATTAGCGGTGTGAACCGCCACTCCACCGGCATCGGTCGCATCTGGCTCTCCGTGCTCTTCATTTTCCGCATCCTGGTCCTCGTGGTTGCAGCCGAGAGCGTGTGGGGCGACGAGAAGTCTGGCTTCACCTGCAACACACAGCAGCCGGGTTGCAACAGCGTCTGCTACGACCACTTCTTCCCCATCTCCCACATTCGACTCTGGGCACTCCAGCTCATCCTGGTCTCCACTCCTGCCCTGCTGGTAGCCATGCATGTTGCCCATCGGCGTCATGTCGACAAGAGGCTCTACAAACTGTCGGGCCGGTCCAACCCCAAAGACCTGGAACAGATAAAAACCCAGAAGATGAAAATCACGGGGGCCCTGTGGTGGACATACGTCATCAGCCTTTTGTTCCGTATCATCTTTGAGGTCACTTTTATGTATGTGTTTTATATGATCTACCCTGGTTACAAGATGATCCGGCTGGTGAAGTGCGACTCGTACCCTTGTCCCAACACGGTGGACTGCTTTGTGTCGAGACCCACAGAGAAGACTGTCTTCACCGTGTTCATGTTGGCTGTGTCAGGTGTTTGTATTCTACTCAACATTGCCGAGGTGGTCTTCTTGTTGGGGAAGGCTTGCAGCAAGCATTTGCACAATGCTGGAGACTCGACTATGGGGGCTTGGATTCAACAAAAGCTTTCCTCATTCTAA